In Chryseobacterium sp., a single window of DNA contains:
- a CDS encoding outer membrane beta-barrel protein, with protein MKKILTLCFFYCAVTLFYTQSSYSLGVHIGGGVNIYSNKYDTDENHFKFNSPISGNIGVKLLKYMDEKNAFLLELNHSRKTIEFDYDLNEKEIPYKLKDNIGQKYSTISMHVGYRRTLPSFKLQKFFEVSVGADYNSNVIVSTRGNGEGTDVEFSEPILYTNFYNLDEKSYTLSANLGFGVNFGSRNQYEFGAIFNIPFQKIQKKTSQYQYEWEYQDQIFSHRLDYLGKIYYPNMKLTYYIF; from the coding sequence ATGAAAAAAATTCTGACTCTTTGTTTTTTTTATTGTGCAGTCACCCTTTTTTACACACAATCCTCTTATTCATTAGGTGTGCATATAGGAGGTGGGGTTAATATTTACAGTAATAAATATGACACAGATGAAAATCATTTTAAGTTTAATTCACCTATTTCTGGCAATATCGGAGTAAAGTTGTTAAAATATATGGATGAAAAAAATGCTTTTTTATTAGAACTAAACCATTCCCGAAAAACGATAGAATTTGATTATGATTTGAATGAAAAGGAAATACCGTATAAATTAAAAGATAACATAGGGCAAAAATACAGCACGATTTCCATGCATGTTGGCTACAGAAGAACCTTACCCTCTTTTAAACTGCAAAAATTTTTTGAAGTGAGTGTAGGAGCCGATTATAATTCAAATGTCATCGTTTCAACAAGAGGAAACGGAGAAGGAACAGATGTTGAATTTTCCGAGCCTATTTTGTATACCAATTTTTATAACCTAGATGAAAAATCCTATACTTTAAGTGCAAATCTTGGTTTTGGGGTAAATTTCGGTTCAAGAAATCAGTATGAGTTTGGAGCGATCTTTAATATACCTTTCCAAAAAATTCAGAAAAAAACTTCCCAGTACCAATATGAGTGGGAATATCAAGACCAAATATTTAGCCATAGGTTGGATTATTTAGGGAAAATTTATTATCCAAATATGAAACTCACGTACTACATTTTTTAA
- a CDS encoding T9SS type A sorting domain-containing protein — protein MRKILLLLTLSLISASLFGGWRTNTRNKCKTFAKKYVAEARTFTGYPAIDRDASCSQAYAELIKYCAYQKVSNGPSGSWQLGGVNNNFCSRGETVSYFDQFFLPNASFNQNIEESDLKSDEVSFDEQNHSIIIPNISGYVKLSKNNGYYSNFRLSVWKPTDDIINEIADESMESSEVLHQFEVKVTDNGVYFNGNLVSDELKSKFKIHDDGRQTIVTFTDVTIEIPIDANVSLDELAVQMDGDGAPDTENNAAKMVSNTNDAVGKNEVLLKVYPNPAKNIVNIEFSNNFSNAATIDIFDIKGKKVHGVLNKKLTKEKGVSKLAIDSSLLTKGHYYILIESNGKKFTKQLIID, from the coding sequence ATGAGGAAAATTTTATTATTATTGACTTTGAGTCTTATTTCGGCAAGTTTATTTGGAGGTTGGAGAACAAATACAAGAAACAAATGTAAAACTTTTGCTAAAAAATATGTTGCAGAAGCAAGGACTTTTACAGGTTATCCAGCAATAGATCGTGACGCCTCGTGCAGTCAGGCTTATGCAGAACTTATTAAGTATTGTGCTTACCAGAAAGTTTCAAATGGTCCTAGTGGATCGTGGCAGTTAGGAGGCGTAAATAATAATTTTTGTTCTAGAGGAGAAACGGTAAGTTATTTTGATCAATTTTTTCTACCAAATGCAAGTTTTAATCAAAATATAGAAGAATCAGACTTGAAAAGTGATGAAGTAAGTTTTGATGAACAAAATCATTCCATCATTATCCCAAATATTAGTGGGTACGTTAAACTTTCCAAGAATAATGGGTATTATTCTAATTTTCGTCTCTCAGTTTGGAAACCTACTGATGATATTATAAACGAAATAGCAGACGAAAGTATGGAATCTTCTGAAGTCTTGCATCAGTTTGAAGTTAAGGTTACGGACAATGGTGTTTATTTTAATGGAAATTTAGTAAGTGATGAATTAAAAAGTAAATTTAAAATTCATGATGACGGAAGACAAACAATTGTTACGTTCACGGATGTAACCATAGAAATTCCTATCGATGCAAATGTGTCACTTGATGAATTGGCAGTGCAAATGGATGGTGACGGTGCACCAGATACAGAGAATAATGCAGCAAAGATGGTTAGTAACACCAACGATGCAGTTGGAAAAAATGAAGTCCTTTTAAAAGTATATCCCAATCCCGCGAAAAATATTGTAAATATTGAATTTTCAAATAATTTTTCAAATGCAGCAACCATAGATATTTTTGATATTAAAGGAAAAAAAGTTCATGGGGTTTTGAATAAAAAATTAACTAAAGAAAAAGGTGTTAGCAAGCTTGCTATTGATTCATCTTTATTAACTAAAGGTCATTATTATATCCTTATTGAGAGTAATGGGAAAAAATTCACAAAACAATTAATAATTGATTAA